DNA from Candidatus Cloacimonas acidaminovorans str. Evry:
AGAACAGCTCTTACAATATGGTCTTCCTCTCCCACATTATCTTCCAGTAAATAATATACAAGACGGGCATCAGAAATCGTTACATCTGGCGAAATCATTATTACAGACCCGCTAATCAAACCCCTTTCAAAACTGAAATTAGTCGGCACAATTTTGACCGGCGAAGCGGAATAACGGTAAACTGAAAGTGCATTAAGATAATCAGTTCCATCTGCAGTTCCTGCTCCTATTCCCTCCAGAGATATTTTACCATTGAAAATCACATTAGGCAAACCGATAATATTATAATAGTCAAACCTTTCATCTACCATATAATTACTGAGAGACCCGCTTTCCGTAAATAACCTGGCACTAATAAATTCGCCGTTATGCGTAACGGAATGAACTGCCTGTAAACCCTGCCAGGCAAGAGGACAATTCAAACACCAGGTAGCTCCAAAATCCTCTGCTATAGTTGTTACAGGCATATAAGTCGGCTGAGCAAAAAGAATGCTGCAAGCCAAAAGAGCAAATATCAGATAAATGTATTTCATTTTCATCTCCTTGTGTGTTATATAATAATTGAAAAATGCAAAACTGCAACTGTATACAACGAGGAAGTTGTTTTTCTTTTTCCATGATGACTCCTAACTTTTCCTCATCACCCAAGTTATAATCACAAATTAAATCTCAAATAAAAATCTGCGTAATCTGCGTAATCTGCGTGAAATATTCTTTTTAAAAGCGGGTGTTAAGTTCAAATCTTAAACCTTCAAAGGGAGCAACATAGCGGCAGACACCATTCCGACAAACTTTTCCCCCAGCTTCTTTTCCCCCAAAAAGGATTATATCGCTATGTTCAAAAAGCGGGTATTTAATTTGAGCGGAAGCCCAATATCTGCTGTCTAAAATTTCGCTTATATCTTCCCAGTTGCTTTGTGCGCATAAAGAAAGGGAAAGTTTACCCAAAGTAAAGTCCGTCTGCAGTTTGGGTTCAAAGTGCTCACTTTCCGCTTCCTGTCTTTGTTTGGAGACCTTTTTATATTCCGCCTGAATTTGCACCGGTATTTTCAGCAAAGCGAAGTTTGTTTGCAAGGCAGGAATTAAATCCTGTTGCCAGGAATTGCTGATATCATCTATTTTTTCAATATGGCTGTAGGAAGCAAGCAGAGAAAAGGAATCCTTAACATATTCCAGGGCAATGTAGGCATCGTTCATTTTCTTGTTTTTATCGCTATTCCACGCTTCCGCATAGTCCGCGGTAAAATTAAGATAATCCGTGATATTAACGGTTCCAAAACCCTGATAGCCAATTTCATCTTCTCCTGTGGCAGAGGCATCGGAAAGGGTTTCATTATGATAATTTACTGCCGGCAAGTCATTTAAGCGATATTGAAACTTATCATACTGTTTATAAGCACCCCCTAAAGTTACAGGACCGAAATAGTAACTGCCATTCACATAAATTGCCTTTCCGTTTTTAGTTCCGATACCGGGTTGATGATATAATTCACTGAAAGCCGTTTCCGCTTGAAAATCAACATATTTTGAAGCATAATTCAATCTGCCGGCAAAAACAGTTCGCTGATTATAGATATTGGTGGCAAGCAAATTGCGGAAAGCCATAGCTGAAGCACCTAAAGAAAGACCTTGGAAATAAGGACTTTGCACATCGGCACCATAAGCCAGATCATATTTTCCGGTAATAGCAGGATTTTCTATGGCACCATAAATTGCCTTGAACTTAAAAGCATCGTTATAGCTGAATAAAACACTCTCCAAACGGTTATCCACATCAAATTCCAGGTCTTTATAACTGCGAAAAACGATGCCGTTACCAAAACTTTCTTCCGTTATTCCGGCATATATTTTACAGGCATCTTTTTCGTAAGAGGCATACAATTCCTGCCAGCCAAGTTCCAAACGGTTGGCATCCAGTTCATCTAAAAGTTCCGTTTGTTCAGTGGAATATTTGGGCAGTTCGGCAATAAACTTCATTCCAAAGCTGAAATTTCTATAGGCAAGGTTGAAACCGAAGGTATCGTTAAAATAGGTATGCAAAGAGTCCTCAACCGTGCGATAGATGAATTTTGCCTCGTTGGAACCGTTTACAGACAGGGCGTTTTGAGCACTAAGCAAAGTAAAGCTGATTAACAGCATTATAAACAGGGTATGTTTCATTTTCTGTTCCACCATTTATATTTGTTAAACTAATACAAGAAACTCTCACAAAATTTTCACTTAATACTATAAATTTTGTTCTGTCTCCCGAGTAATATTTATTCTTCCTTCAGGGTAGTTACGAGTCCTCTCTGCCAAATGAATTCGTGAAAGGTGTAAAGGTTATTTTGGCAGTGATAACTCCTGACTTTTCCTTATCAACCAAGTTATAATCATAGATTAAAACCTCAAATAAAAAATCTGCGTAATCTGCGTAATCTGCGTGAAACTATCGTTATTCTGCGTCGGTTTTAAGTCCCAATAAATTACGGATATGCATTTCGTATTCATTTTCCACACCAGGTTCATAGCCAATATGAGAATAGACAATTTCTCCGGTTTTATTTAGAATAAAGGTATGCGGAGGGTTTGTTACTCCCAGTTTTTTAGCCAAGGTTTTTTCGGAATCAAACAGAGTTATAAACTTATAATTCTTGCTTTTCAGATAGTTTTTTGCCTTGGGCAGATTTTTAGGAGCATCAATAGAAATCATTACTACCGTTAGCGAATCATACTTTTCTGCCAGGGTATGCAATTGTGGCATAGCATCTTTACACGGTTTGCAGTAATCAGCCCAAAAATCAATCAGCACAGGACCCTTTCCCAGAAGTTCCTGCAAAGTAACATTTTTTCCTGTAGCATCGGGAAGCTTAAAATCCGGCATCATATCTGCCATAGCAAAAGAAACCAAAAGCAGCAGGAGCAAACAGGCAATCGGTTTTTTCATTGTGAACCTCCTTTTTTTACAGCAAGAGGATATTGTAAGCCACTATATATAATAGCGTTATTAGCGAAGGTGGCAGGTGTTTTTTGAGCAAAAATCACTAATGCGGCATCCTCAGGAATTGTAACATTAGCGCTGAATTCAAAGGCAACAGGGTTACTTAAATCCACTTCGCTTATATCAATGCGTTTTCTGCCTATTACTACATTGGTAAGATGCTCTCCTTCAGCATTTAGCGCTGTAGAAACCAAATCAATAACTGCCAGATTCAGAATCAGTTCTTCCTGATTGAAGGATGTGGATAGAGGAGTAAGTTTTACACTTCCGGAAATATTTATTCCCTCTACGGTAGCGTTTAGAACACTGTAATCCATCTGACTTAATAATTCCAATTCACTTTGCACGATATAAGGATATTGGCTTAAAGTTTCCTGATTTCCACCTACCAGTTTATGTTTTCCCTGAATAATAGAAACAGGAGCACTGTATGCGCTATAATAAGCATAGAGAGGATCGTTAAAAGCAACCGGACCGGAAAGCTGATGGGTTAAATAGATGAAGTCATTTCCATATTGAGAGCTTAAATCGTGTAAAAGATTTTCCACAGCGGGACAGTAACTGCAACCCACATTAGTAACATATTCCACTATAACTTTTTGAGTTGGAGCAGAAGGATCACAGCCACATTGATTGCCTCGCAGCAGCCATTTTCCGTTTTCTTTCCTTAAGCGTTCTCCGGTATATAAGCTATCGGCAATAACATTTTTACGGCTGTCACTAATGGTTAAACGCCAGTTTGCCAAAGCATTGGTTTCATTTTGCAGAGTAGCTGTTATTAAAATTACATCAATAACAGGATTATTTATACCGGAAAGCAGATTGTATAAGATAGCTTCCCACTCGCTTTTAGTGATGCCATAATGTTTATAGTCCTCTGCATAAAAAGCCATCACCGTAGATAAATCTTCAGCGCTGGCAGTATTAAATGCCTCTTCCAAAGGACTGAAAAGTTCTGCATTAAAATCCACCTGTTCCAGTGGCTTAAAATTATGGTCAAAGCGATCGCAGGAAAATATGCCTAAAAGTGCAACTATTAACAGGGCATAAACAATTTTCTTTTTCATCTTTTTCCCTAACTTTATCTATTCTGCTTGGGCAGGAATTTTATTAAGAGCATTTATTACCTCATCTTTGGAAAGCAGTTCGCCAAAAATATGGGGTTCTGCACCCGGAATGTATAAAGCA
Protein-coding regions in this window:
- a CDS encoding TlpA family protein disulfide reductase, whose amino-acid sequence is MKKPIACLLLLLLVSFAMADMMPDFKLPDATGKNVTLQELLGKGPVLIDFWADYCKPCKDAMPQLHTLAEKYDSLTVVMISIDAPKNLPKAKNYLKSKNYKFITLFDSEKTLAKKLGVTNPPHTFILNKTGEIVYSHIGYEPGVENEYEMHIRNLLGLKTDAE
- a CDS encoding DUF6029 family protein, which produces MKHTLFIMLLISFTLLSAQNALSVNGSNEAKFIYRTVEDSLHTYFNDTFGFNLAYRNFSFGMKFIAELPKYSTEQTELLDELDANRLELGWQELYASYEKDACKIYAGITEESFGNGIVFRSYKDLEFDVDNRLESVLFSYNDAFKFKAIYGAIENPAITGKYDLAYGADVQSPYFQGLSLGASAMAFRNLLATNIYNQRTVFAGRLNYASKYVDFQAETAFSELYHQPGIGTKNGKAIYVNGSYYFGPVTLGGAYKQYDKFQYRLNDLPAVNYHNETLSDASATGEDEIGYQGFGTVNITDYLNFTADYAEAWNSDKNKKMNDAYIALEYVKDSFSLLASYSHIEKIDDISNSWQQDLIPALQTNFALLKIPVQIQAEYKKVSKQRQEAESEHFEPKLQTDFTLGKLSLSLCAQSNWEDISEILDSRYWASAQIKYPLFEHSDIILFGGKEAGGKVCRNGVCRYVAPFEGLRFELNTRF